The following are encoded in a window of Etheostoma cragini isolate CJK2018 chromosome 7, CSU_Ecrag_1.0, whole genome shotgun sequence genomic DNA:
- the angptl7 gene encoding angiopoietin-related protein 7 has translation MSKVNLSIVALGVTLLLLAETWAQNPRKRLALPKPPKAQCCDEVRSLKVQVANLTSLLEEMSRKQETDLMSIVRQIRELDKQNRQQETRVTEAEGKYSEINNRVEIMQLQTLQSATQTSSDATYDCASLYSKNYKISGEYKLPKDEFLGTPELNVFCDMETNGGGWTLIQRRKIGLTSFNRDWKQYKSGFGSIRGDFWLGNDNIFRLTRQPSMLRIEMEDWNGETRYAQYGFFTVGNELNSYKLFLANYSGNAGDSLRYHNNTNFSTVNKDNDKCVDDCASLRKGGYWYNCCTDSNLNGVFYRYGQHITKNADGITWYGWHGSNYSLKKVEMKVRPVDFQP, from the exons atgtcaaaagtaaATTTGAGCATAGTGGCTTTGGGGGTCACACTGCTCCTTTTGGCTGAGACATGGGCCCAGAATCCCAGGAAGAGACTGGCACTTCCAAAGCCTCCCAAGGCTCAGTGCTGTGATGAGGTGCGCTCTCTCAAGGTTCAGGTGGCCAATCTGACTAGTCTCCTCGAAGAGATGAGTCGCAAGCAGGAGACAGACTTGATGAGCATTGTGAGGCAAATAAGGGAGCTGGACAAGCAAAATCGGCAGCAAGAAACACGGGTCACGGAGGCAGAAGGCAAGTACTCAGAGATCAACAACCGTGTGGAGATCATGCAGCTACAAACCCTGCAGTCTGCTACTCAGACTTCATCAG atgcCACATATGACTGTGCATCCCTGTACAGCAAGAACTACAAGATTTCTGGCGAGTACAAACTGCCTAAAGATGAGTTTCTGGGTACACCTGAGCTCAAC GTCTTCTGTGACATGGAGACAAATGGAGGTGGTTGGACTTTGATCCAAAGGCGCAAAATCGGCCTGACATCATTCAACCGTGACTGGAAGCAGtacaaaagtggatttggatcCATCCGCGGAGACTTCTGGCTCGGCAATGACAACATCTTCCGTCTAACAAGGCAGCCCAGTATGCTTAGGATTGAGATGGAG GACTGGAATGGAGAGACACGCTATGCCCAGTATGGCTTTTTCACCGTGGGTAATGAGCTAAACAGCTACAAGCTCTTCCTTGCCAACTACAGCGGGAACGCTGGGGACTCCTTGCGCTACCACAACAACACCAACTTCAGCACCGTCAACAAGGACAATGACAAATGTGTGGATGACTGTGCTTCCCTGCGCAAAG GTGGCTACTGGTACAACTGCTGCACTGACTCaaacttgaatggcgttttttACCGCTACGGTCAGCACATAACAAAGAACGCAGATGGGATCACTTGGTATGGCTGGCACGGGTCCAACTACTCCCTCAAGAAAGTGGAGATGAAGGTCCGGCCAGTGGATTTTCAACCATAA